CATATTTTTTGATACTACTTATTGAATGTTGAATGAAATATTTATTCTGTACTAAACTTGACATTATAGATTTTCAATACGCCATTATAATCAAACTGAACAGTTGCCGGTTCATTTAATGACTTAGCCTGTATAATAGCTACTTTAACCTCAGGATTATTGGAAATTGTTTTAATAACAGGTACTTTCTTTGTACGCACAGGTAATTTGTAAGTTGTCTCATAAATATTATAACCGATAATACCATTCTGATTTGTAGATCTTACCGGAGTAACGGGTAAATCAATTGACTTGCCGTTCACCATTATATTAACCTGCGGTACAATTGGACGAACTATTTTATGGTCTTTGGAACTAAATCCTAAGCCTATAAAATCGAAAAGCGCATCCTGTCCCTCGCCTTCGGCAACAAGATATACAGCATGTTTTTTGTCCAAATTATCTACAAATTGAGAAACATCTATGCTAAATTGGGTGGTTTCTGCTTTAGAATTTGCAGGTACATAGATTTCACCTAGTTTCTTTCCCTGCCATACTTCATTGTCCCAGGGCCCGTTTAACCAAACATTTACCTTAAAAGCCTTTACTGTTTTAGGCGTAATAAATAAGTTAAATGCAGTTTGATTACCTGCTTTTGTTCCGTCAAAAGCTTTTAAACCCAAGGTATCCTTTTTTAATCCACCAAAACCAAAATACTTGAACCCCACAATATGCCCGTTTTTTACATTGGTAATAGGCATGTGGTTGTCCCAAACATCCCATGAATCCTGCTGTATACCGATATCAGACAAATAACTGGCATATCCCGCAGAATAATACTGATAAGGATCTAAGCCATAAATATGGAAACCTTCTGATGTAATCTCGGCGCCTTTATATTCCCTTCCCTGACTATCTTTTGCTGTCCATAACTTATTTGGCGAATAAGGGTCATATGCTCTGATAGACAGCGTTCCGCCTTCTGCTACAGGCTTGTCATCCCACTTTATAGTTACCGGTGCTACCACCGCCTGTCTGGCAAAACCAAATCCTCTGGGTGGCCTATGATAAAACACATACCACTGGCCATTAATCAACTCAATACTACCGTGAGTATTATGACCGGCATTAGCCGTAACTATCGCTGTTCCGTCTTTGTTCAGCACCGGACCTCTGGAATCTACCAATACGCCTCCGCTTTTCCACGGGCCTAAGGGAGAATCTCCCACTGCATAACGCAGGGTAGAATTTGAACTTGGCACTCCATATTCCGGACCGGAATAACCACTATAAACGGTTACATACTTATTGCCAACTTTGCGTATAGATGATGCCTCGAAAAAGTTAAATGACCCTAAATCTTCTTTTTCATAAATATTTGGATAGGTAGTACCTTTTGGATCGCGAATTACGCCATATTTGCTGCTTGCCGGAATAAAGTAGTTGATAATTTTAGTTCCGGGCCTTAGCGAATACATGGTTTTTTGATC
This genomic interval from Pseudopedobacter saltans DSM 12145 contains the following:
- a CDS encoding glycoside hydrolase family protein gives rise to the protein MKRANLIFNKLALSCMFIVSALLFAGNIKGQDILQKSTGTQQKFIHKAVGNPYLPLWEHLPDGEPRVFEDPDSPGKYRAYIIGSHDLRYTSYCGPDIRMWSAPIEDLSSWRDEGAIFTYEIEGQWDVMYAPDLVEVKRKDGTKEYYLYPHSRGPNREAMVAKGSRPDGPFTPINLTEDGKRTVPGSILGFDPAVYIEYIDDPKDPDYEIGFRAYGFWGFQRSLAAELDQKTMYSLRPGTKIINYFIPASSKYGVIRDPKGTTYPNIYEKEDLGSFNFFEASSIRKVGNKYVTVYSGYSGPEYGVPSSNSTLRYAVGDSPLGPWKSGGVLVDSRGPVLNKDGTAIVTANAGHNTHGSIELINGQWYVFYHRPPRGFGFARQAVVAPVTIKWDDKPVAEGGTLSIRAYDPYSPNKLWTAKDSQGREYKGAEITSEGFHIYGLDPYQYYSAGYASYLSDIGIQQDSWDVWDNHMPITNVKNGHIVGFKYFGFGGLKKDTLGLKAFDGTKAGNQTAFNLFITPKTVKAFKVNVWLNGPWDNEVWQGKKLGEIYVPANSKAETTQFSIDVSQFVDNLDKKHAVYLVAEGEGQDALFDFIGLGFSSKDHKIVRPIVPQVNIMVNGKSIDLPVTPVRSTNQNGIIGYNIYETTYKLPVRTKKVPVIKTISNNPEVKVAIIQAKSLNEPATVQFDYNGVLKIYNVKFSTE